Within the Cryptococcus deuterogattii R265 chromosome 14, complete sequence genome, the region GGATTGATGGGTATACATGTAAGAAATAGTCAACAATAACGCTGCGCGCCCAGAGATTTTGCAGGTACCATGCCAACACATTCATTTTGAATGCTCTGCGCATGTGATACATCCACATCAAATGTACTTCTGAAAAGCACATACAAGGGATGAGCACTCACAAACTACACTCCTTTCGcatgtcttcttctctatcAATGGTTCGAGATAGCTCCATTTTGCTAACATccaacctctccaccatctcatGGAACTCGCTTTCTGATCCCGCATTCATCTCTTGCAAGAGCGTCAAGCTGTACCTAATTCCAGAAATAAGCTTGAAAGAGCGAATAGCTTGCTTTTGGTATGCTACTGCGCTGGGAAGGAAGCTGTAGGTGGATCTTCTGAGAGGATATTTGGCTAGAGTGGAATAGCTGCGAATTCTATCAGTGATAATCAGACTGGTTTCGGGAGCCCCAGGATGTTCCTCACTCGGACAAATCATGTTGTTTTTTTGACTATTTTGGGAATGGTCCGAGTCTTCCATCGAAAGACGCCCATAACTCCTCTTTGGTAAGAGAGCGATGATTGATTTCAACTTGATTTCTTTCCGACATGTATGACCGGATTGTCAGGATCGAATCCGGCGTATCTGGAGATATCCGATGGATTACTAATGATGCTGTAGTGACTAAAACAGTGACAACATGAAGTAAGTGATATTGGAAAAGACTAGTAGACACACATGAAGTGAATAACTTGTATGGGCCTCTCACCTAAACGCGAAACGTCGTCTGTTCCTGGAAAAAGGTCTGGAATTAATCGGCTGGTATTTTAAAGGGGGAGTCAGCCGCGGGATCACCAACGAACATGATAGACAAATGCGACAGACTATACTACTATTACAACCGTAAAGACACCCGAGATCGACATACACCAGAGCTTCCTTTCTCACCTTCTGTCGGCCTACGATGTACGCAATCCAGCCTAATCAGCAGGATGGTCGTGGAGTCAAATTTCCAGCAACAAATCCGCCGACGAACATAACATCCGGTAACATTGAGGGATTACTGCAAAAAGCCTGTCTCGTTGCCCGAATAAAGGGATTTTAGGTTAGGTAATAGGCGGAAAATTGCGATCTCCCGCTCATTTTCGCCCAACACGTGCCGGCTTGACTATTATCGCCGCCTGTCATACCCGAGACTCACGACATCCCTCGTCGGAAATGTAAATTCCCGCCTCACCTCAAATGTGATCGGTCAGCATCGTTGCAAAGCGTTGATATATAAGCGTCGTATAACCTCCTCGTACTTGCAAAATGTGCCTCTTGTCACTATATGTGCCACTGCAATGAACCAAAAAGACATGGCGACAGGGAGATTTGACGGGACCTACGACAACTCTGAAAGCATTTTGTCTCTCGACAAAAGTCTTGGTGACTCGCAAGTACTCTCAGCTCTTGAAAAAGGTGAAATGGAGACTTCAACATCGTCGCCAGAAACAGAGAAGGTAGCTCTCAGCCAAAGGCGGAAATGGTCCCTTCTCATGATATTCAGCTTGTCTATGATGGTTGATGGTACGAACCTAGAGGTTTCCTGTGTGAGCCCGTGGCTGACATGATTTCCAGTGTGGAGCTATAGTGCTTTCTATATATTCACCGACCCCATATGCAAGGACCTCAATATCTTATACGAACAACAGAGTTGGGTCATCGTGAGCTGGACGTCTTTTGATCTATACGCCGATTTGCTCATATATCTATAGACGTCATACTCAGTGGCgttttcatcctttctaTTGTTTTTCGGACGGGTGGTCGATCTATATTCCGCGAAGGATGTCTTTTGTCATGGGTTCATTGCGGTGGGAGTGCTGAACTTAATCATAAGCTTTCTTCCTGACAAAGTATGTCCTCTTTATCTTTGCAGTGTGGCTTTGCTGACTTCAGAATAAgttctcctttttcgttCTGCGAGCGGTCGTGGGCGTAGCTGGGTCAGCGTTAGTACCGGCGGCGTTCAGACTTGTGGTAGAGATTTTTGAACCTTCAGAGCTGAGCAAGGCATTCTCGATATATGTATGTGTTTCTGGAAACATTGTAGTCGAGAGTTGTTGGCTGACGCCTATGAAGGGTGTCAGCGGAGCGTTGGGTGCCTCAACAGGAGTGATTATTGCAGGTTTACTCTCGTACATTCCTGAAGCGAGCCAGAGCACACCGTGGCGTTGGTTCCATCGATTGATGACAGCTCTCGTTCTACCTACGGCTGGGTTCTCGTACTGGTTCATTCCTCCCagcggaaggaagaaggtctCTAAGGACCCTAGATGGCGGCGTCTGGACCCTTTAGGTGCCCTATTGTGAGCCTGACGTATGGTGGTCTACATTGGCCATGCTGACTCTGTACAGGATGCTTGgtgctgttgttgctctGACTATAGGCCTTACTTTTGGAGCCAGCTACGGCTGGAAAACGCCGTCATTCCTTGTCCCATTCCTGCTCTCGCCagtcctcttcatcctcttcttcgtctatGAAGCCCAATTACCCGTAGAACGGGCtatccttccatctcagaCATGGAAGATTCCAAACTTCACTATCACTATCGTTTTTGCTCTCGGCATGACTTCTTGGTATGTGTCAGACCTCCGTTCGCTTATTTCCCACTTGCTTTGCTGATGATACCGTACTTCTAGGTGGGCAGTCAATTACCTCGCCTTCATTCAAGTCTTCACCTTGGTCAACAAAGAGACGGCTATCATGGCGGCTGTAAGGCTTGTCCCAGAGGCCATGGCAGCATTGGCTGCAACGACCTGCTTAGCGTGAGtatctctcctctttatcAGATCTTATCCTGATCGGGATTcccagcttcttcccatccgTCCTAGGCAACGCAAGGTTCTCCATATTCCTTGGTACACTCCTTGGCATCGCAGCATACATTATGTTCGCCCAATCCCACACAATGGTGGGTAAAGACTATTGGCGatacatcttctccccaaTGATTTTCGGCTCGGCGGGAGTTATGGTGGCATATACCGGCGTAAACGTCCTCATCATGACCAGCGTGCCATCAGAAATTGCAGGTGTGGCCGGTTCCGTGTTGCAAGTCTCGCTGCAGGTAGGATCGGCCGTCGCCCTATCGGTACAGGCCGGTCTTCTCACCATTCATCCTGGCTCGATTTATAACTTGGCCAACGTCCAGGCGTCATATTACTTCCAGATGGGCGTCACAGCCTTGCTCTTGATCGTTTTCATAGTATTTTACAAGCCTTCAAAGGCACCTGCTTCGGTTACAAACGCCGCCTCACCCATTACACACTGAGCGGCATGGAACAGTTGAATAACATATGTAATTTTTTTAATTCACAAGTTAAAAAAAGGAACAATAAGTTCTCAAAGAATCGGGCAGCTAGCTCCATATAGAGGAACGAGGGTGGAAAGATcacaaggaagaagacgagaggaagacggaaAAGTAGCTTCGGGGTGTCGAGGAatgagagaaagggaagaaggagagaggtcgaggagggAGATCGAGGACGAGGGACGTGTAGAAAGTCGCTAGGGAAGAAAGTGTCCAACCAGAAGATGCATGGAAAGTGTGAAAAAGATGAGTTCAGCTCGTAGAgctggaaaagaaataTGGGCGAGTAGTCTGAGTAAGTAAAATGCATCGGCGCAAGCAGCAATTACAACGTGTGAGTCTGTGTGGTGCTCCAAGTACAATGTACAACTGTAGATAAAGGACACGGAACGAAACGAAACTAGTTCAAGGAGCTTTTTCACCTTTTCGAGGACGTTGGCACCGCTACAGCTCTTGTATATAATTTTAGCTTACTTCAATACATTTATGGTATTTCGAATTTCATTGCCTCCTGCTATTTAGGCATGAAGACCGTCCCATTTCCAGCCCTGGTCGATCCTAACCTCGGCGCTCTGCATGGGCCTAGCTTCGGCGTTGTCACGGATTTGAAGCGAGtactttccttctttcaccaccCAAGAACCAGCTTCAGATCCCTCCCAGACGCTGAAGGCCTCGCCGCCGATCGCCATAGTCAAGATCTGGCTCTCCTGTGGCTTCAACTCCAATGACTTGACAAAATCGACTAAAGACAAGGTGGGTCGATCTTCCGCAGCAGGAGGTTGGGCAAACAGGAGAAGAGTGTGACGACCAGCAGTAGAACCATTGTTGGTAATTTTTACGGAGATCTCGATCTTTTTCCCAGGCCCGAACGATTCAGCACCTCTCAAAGCCATGTCGGTCACCTTAAAGTTGGTGTAGGAAAGGCCAAAGCCGAAAGGATAGAGGGTCGGGATCTGACGCGAGCTGTAATGCCTGTAGCCGACAAACACACCCTCCTCATACTTAATGATTTCATTCACTCCGGGGAAGTTGCCGAAGGCAGAAGAGTCTTCAATAGCCTTGGGAAATGTGACGGGGAGGCGGCCTGAAGGATTGACCTTACCAGTCAAAACATCGGCGAGGGAATGGCCAAGCTCTTGTCCTGGAAACCAGCCGTAGACGACAGCTTCTACCGCATCCAACCATGGCATCGCGATAGGAGACCCTGCAAAGACGACGACAATGACCTTAGCGGAAGATTCTGCGAGAGCTTGAACAAAGGCGTTCTGTTTGCCGAGCAAGAGCATGTCGTCGCGATCGAAACCTTCGGTCTCATAGTCCTGACATGAATTAGATTTCAGACATGCCTGAGAAGCATTCAAGAACTCACGCTACCGTGCCCTACGCAGACCACCACCGTGCCCACCTCTTCGGCGACTTTCACAGCTGACTGAATTGCGGCATCGTCATCTGCATACTCAAGGTAGCCGAACCTTTAAATATGACTCAGTCTCTGATTTATGAAGGCCAATAGCAAGACACTCACCTGATACCATTCAATGCACATGCAGTCGAGTAAAAAAGTTCCTCGGTAGAAACATAATCAATGACGACGTCGTATACTTTGCCCCCCTCGAATGTGTAGGTGCTATTTACACAGCATTTGTGGAAAGCCAACTGCATAAAATCGTCCCGGCGCACAGGGTTTGGGTCTGTTTCGCACACGTACTGGCCATTGATGGAGAGcttggcagaagaaggtgaggcCACAGTTAAAGCATGGGTACCTGTTGTCTTTGGCAAAAGCTTGAAGGACATCTTGGCTGTCCAGCCGGCAACCAAGTTCTTTGGATATCGGTCGAGTGCGGTTAGGAAGGTTGTGTTTAATGTACGCGATTCCACGAGGCTCCCGTCAGGATTGTAGAAGTCGACTTTGCAGGTACCAGCACCTTCGCTAGATGAGAACACATCTGACTGAGGAAGCGGGAGGTACAGATAAGGTACTGGGCCGGGGACCACCACGATCTCGTCCATAGCGTCGCGAAGACCGTCGGCGGGAGTAATCTTGCGGTGAGCGTCAAGCTGGCAGACCCACCACCATGTGCCAAGGCGACGGTTGCGTAGGTGCCAGCAACAACTGTTTTTGTCTTGGGGCTGAGAGGTAGCACGCCCGTGTTCTTGAGAAGCGTCATACCTTCAGCGCCAACTTCTCTGATGAGTTGACGAGTTTCAGGGATATCTTCTGCTACTTCGGGCCTCTCGGGCTCAAGAGAGTATCCTCCAGCTCTCTTGATCATGCGAAGTACGTTCCGAGCTCTGTCAAAGACGGCTTTGGCGAggttttcatcatcttgtGCTGCTGCGAGAAGTTTGCCATTGCCCCGGTGGAAAGAGTCGGGCATCTCTACTGCACCTCGAGCCTCAGCACCAGATAACGAATATGTAACATGGTACTCACAGTCCAGCCCAGCCATGATCGCACGATCCACCGAGTATGTGCCCCACCAGTCACTCATAACGGTGAGGTCCTCTACACCCCACTCCCCACGAACGACGCTCTCAAGAAGACGCTGACTTTCGCCCGGATACCTGCCGTTGACCTATACATCGGCTGAGCCATTAGTTCACGTAAACCAAGGACCATCATGGGACAGCTTGCCTTGTTGTAGCTTGTCATGATCCCACGAGGACCTGCCCGCTCAAATGCAATCTGGAAGGGCCGAAGGTAGATCTCACGAAGGGCTTGTTCACCGACGATTACATCGACAGTACGTCGATCAGTTTCGGAGTCGTTACATACCTGTACCGGTATCTAGTAAGTAAAATCCTCAAGGTGGGCCTTTCACCTTTAGCACTCACAAAGTGCTTGGTTACAGAAGCAATACCTGCTCCCTGGAGCCCTTGGATGTATCCGGACGCCATCACGCCAGATAGGTAAGGATCCTCGGAGTAGCTCTAACGTTGCCACTGTATATTAGAACAGAAACTGTAAAAGTGAATAAATATTGCTTACCTCAAAGTTACGACCGCCGGTAGGGTGTCTATGAATGTTGACCGTAGGCCCGAGCAAGGCTACCGCTGATTTCGAGCGACATTCACGGGCTAATGCCTCACCGACCTTGATAGCGGATTTTACGTCAAATGAAGCGCCGAGGGAGCAGCCAGCTGGGAACAGAGCCGACtacaagaagcaaaagacaTGAGCATGAAAAGCGTCGGGGAAGCAAGGATGGCACCGCTTACTGTACACCCTCCCACAAAGTCTTCACCTCTATAAACCCAGTCAATATCAGTCGCATACTAGATGATTGCTACTCACCTAGCACCGTTTGGTCCGTCAGTGATTTTGAGACCTGCAGGAACGCCAAGTCGGGGTACGCCATTGAGTCGCCAAAAGTCTTGCCCGTGCGTGAGTGCACAGGCCTCCTCTAAAGTCAATTGGTCCACGATGCTTTCAATGTCAAAGTTCTCGGACATTATGTCGATAATAAAGTAGTGATGGACTCAATGCTCAGTTGTTGAGGTTCTACATATAAATGGTGACATTTTAGTCTGCTTATTAGTCCATGGTGAGTAAAAACCCGCATTGAAGTTTGCTGAACATGGTGGGGGAAATGTAGCAGCTTCGTTACTCACGGAATTGATGCCTCGATAGTTGGTCAGCTGATCCTTTAAGGGAATACATTCCCGCTCTTGACCTCTTGCTGCATTCGTTGTACAGTTCCGACTGCCAAACATGCCCGAGATGCACACAGTTCAAAGGGCTCCTGGCAGCCACAAGCGCCGGTATGGAAAATGCCGAAGTAATGCCGACGACTGCGACGAGACGTGGCTGGGCGGAAATGTGGATCTCCGCCTCTTATCGTCTTTTGCACATCCAATGACCACGTGAACCGTTCCATGGTTGATCACGCGGTCGAGTCGATAAAATAACGTAGCAAACAACGTTGTCGGTACAAAGAAGAACATAAAGCAACTTCTACTGAAGACAATTCGGAAATGCAAATACCCCCGAGCCGCTTTTCTCAAttccctccttcaaccAGTTTACTACGGTAGCTGTTGTCAACAACATAGTCATCGAACCAGACAGGAGACAAGGAAGTCTCTTCTGCGCACATCTCGCTGATCACGAGACTGTCATCAAGTCCTGTCAGAGATGCTCTTTAGGTTGAGCATATACTTATAATAATGCCTAGTGGCAGGACAACGCTCAATCAGTTCCCCCCTTTTGTCTCCAAAACACGATGGTTTCGGACATTATCAAAGTCCCCATGACTGAAGAAGTAGCCAAAGCTCATGACTCTTACAGTGAGAAGGTAGTAGACGAAAGTGGAGTAGTAGTCCAAGAGCTCGGAAGCCACTCGTTTCCTGTCGTTGCCCCCGCAGTTGGGAAGTGGACTGCCATCAAAGCTGATCGCAGAGCATTTGCTTGGAGCCTTTACATTCTATTGTAAGTTAAGATTATTACCCATAGAAACACCCATACTGACcaatcatcctcaacaatAGCATGATGACTAGGTGGATATcattatatatatatgatACTGAGAGCAAGTCGACAAGCTAACCTGGGCCAATAGTTACGGTTTCGACGCTCTTCTCACAGGATCGGTTATAGGCATTCCAGCTTTTCAAAAGCATTTTGGCTACTATGATGAGGCTTCTGGCTCTTACATCATCAGCGCTTTATGGCAAAGTCTTTGGACAGCCATCACCGCTTTGGCAATGCTAGTAGGCTCCCTTGTATGCGGCCAGATCGGCGATCGATTCGGCCTCCGAATTACTTTGATTACAGCTATCATCTTTACCATCGCCGGGGTACTGTTTGAGCAATTGAGTCGAACGCCAGGCCACTTTCTGGGTGCAAAGACCGTTGCTGGGTTTGGCTACGGTCTGCAGACTTCTGTGGCTATGATGACTCTTTCCTCATTTGCTCCGGTATCACTTCGAGGTCCCATGGGAGCCGGCCTCAATACATTCATTCTCTTGTGAGTGCGATATAATGCTAATAGGAATGCCTGTCTGACATCGTACGGCAGTGGTGGATGGCTGGCCTCTGGGACGATCACGGGGACTGGCACAGTCTACCCTGACTCAACAAAAGCTTACCAGATTCCCTTCGCCCTACAATACGTGTGAGTCGATTTTGCGGCTGGCCAGCTGGGCGTACTATTGCTAAGTCATGGTATAGGTTTATTGGTATCGTTGCCGCTGGAGTCCTGTTCGTCCCCGAAACTGCTTCTTTCTACTTGAAGCaagacaaggaggaagaagccaagCGTGCACTCATCAAGCTACACGGTTCTAGTCGTATGGACATTGTCGAGCAAGACCTGGAACGGGCCAAGGTCTCACGAGAGCTTGATAATAGGTTCAGCCACGCTGGATTGACCGTCGGCCCTCTTGAGCCCTTCCATAAACCTCATCTCAAGCGAACTCTTATCTGTTGTGCAGCTCTTGGCTTCGGCCAGCTTGCTGGAGCTTCTTTCGTTACTACCTATTTGACCTACTTCTTGTAAGTGAAGTTGAGCGTCTCTGCCCGCTGTTCGACTGCTAAATAGTTGCTAATATGAATGTGATGTTAGCCAAGTGGCTGGTGCCCCTGATAATACATCTCTCGCTCTCGGCCAGATGAGTTTCACTCTCATGGTTATCGGTAACCTCGTCAGGTATGTAAAAACTGATCGTTTATAATTGCTTTTTGGACCGCACAAACTCATCAACCTTTTAGTTGGTATGCAATAGACAAGCTTGGCCGTCGGGTCTGCCTTGTGGGAGGACTGGCTATCATGACTACCCTTCTTATCATCATTGGCATCACTTGGGCTGTCCGTACTTCTGCCAGTCTCTGGATCATGGTGGCTCTGATGAGTGAGTGTCAGCAACTACGACGCTAGCCTGTATCAGCTAAGGAGCCCTTTTGTAGGTCTCTGGGCGTTCTTTTATCAAGGTTCCATCGGGGCTTGTGGCTACAGCATCATGTCTGAGACTCCCAGCGCTCGTATGAGGCCCGCCACTGTGGCACTTGCCAGCGCCACCAATCAGATCACCTCCTGGGTCATGGGCTTCGCCACTCCCTACGTGAGTCATTCCTCACCAACAGGTTTAAGCTTGTTGTCTGACTGACGTTTGGCAGATGGTCAACCCTGACGAAGCCAACATGGGAGGCTACGTCGGCTTCGTCTTCGCTGGGTTTTGCGCTATTGCCTGCATCTGGGCCTTCTTTTGCGTCCCCGAGACTGCTGGACGAACTTCTGCGGAGATAGATAAATTGTGGGCGGATGAGATCCCGGtaaggaagtggaagggataTACAACTAGggtcgaagaagagattgccTAGGACAGCCTCTGGGGAGTCATGTTCCGTTTTATTTAGTCTACGAgttgttttgttttgtcGGGGAAAAAGTTAGCGAGTTTTTGAGATTATGTGGACGGTGTTCAATGACGATAATAGTTGTTGCTTCCTTGAAATTGGTTGTCAAATGCATATTCAATATTACAATATATATTCGGATTACAATATGGCTACTCAATCAAATCCCGTACGTTTAGCGTGATGCTATATAGCTAGTGCCAACACTTCGCTCTCGCATCTAAAACAAGAGCCAGATAGAGGAAGGCAGTCTGGTACCAAGCTAATATATAGACCTATTATTGAAGATTTCCCGCAAAATGGAGGGCCAAAGTGGAGGCCGAGAGATGTTACTTTAAAGGCTCAATTGTGACTCTATTTGATCGTCGATTTCTGGAAAGCTTTGCACAAATGCGGGGTGTCTGCCTCCTAAACCCAGTGTCTCAGGGGTCTCGAACCAATACAACATATGCATGACTCCCATGCGACTACGACTTCCATACATTCGATGCCTCCATCCCCAGCCACTGAGACAAAAACAGGTCTCCATTCAAATACGCATCCAAATCGAAACCAAACCCAATATCGAACCCTGCATCTCCTTGCAATTGTGCGTTTTCCACACAGCTGGATGCATGGGGcttgatcttctctctcgcATCTACTGCCACCTTCAACAATCCAGCGTCGCTTGCATCTTTACTCCCCGCCAGATATTCTTTCACGAGGAACTCCACTGATATGATGGCGTCACGGGCGAGACTCCAGGatgtggagatggatgtgAGGGCGGAGATAGTTTTGgtaaaggatgaagagagattcGCTCGGCCTTCAGCAGTGGGTTCAtcgagatgaagaaggaggagggtggtTGCCGCGGTGTATGTGTTCTAGATAATTGCATCTGTCAGCGGTGGTGAGACAGTGATTAATGAAAGCATTTGGAAAGACATACATGTGTAAAGCTAACAGGGGCACGGTTGAGACCGTGAAGGGCGTTATATAAGGCCAGCAGGTCAGCCATCCGTATAGCCGCTTCACAGCACTTCGCGCGAGCGCGATTACGATCATTAGTCTGCTGTCTTAACAATGGccggttgagaagaaggcagagacTTCGGTATGTGGTATGAAGGAAGCTATAGCACCTTGGGGTCAGCAAAACcatatgatgatgagatgcAATACTCGCAGGACTCGAGGGCTTTGACTTCGTATTCCTTCAGGTGCATCTTGTAAAGGTGGCGGTAACGTCTTCGCCCAGTTCAATAGATCGTTCCCGAGTGCCTCGATAACTGTACGTGACATCCTATAGTGTTGTGCACGAACACCATATCTGTATGGGGAACGTTACCAAGAACCGAAACTGAAAGGCGCGACACTCACATGTCTCTCATGATATGTCCCGCAACGACTCCTAAACGGGCGAACGCCGCATTGGTGCACTCATCCAGATAGGCTGGGCCGGCATCCCACACGGTAGTGCCTGTTGGAGAGGGATATGTTGGAAGGGGTAGAGCCAAGTCTTCGAACTGCATGCCGCATGCTCGACCGGTATATAGGGTCATCAACCTGACAGCAGACGTCAATTACTATGTCCTCATGAGACGACATATGCTACTCACTTGTCGTGGAAGAATATTCCCCACATTGCTTGCCTCCTATGCTTgacttcctcctcattaGTTTGGCTATCGAGATGTAGCCCCAAATGTTGCGATATCCTCCAGCTGTTCCCACCAAAGATCCACGACAAGAACTCCTGCCCCGAATCACTCA harbors:
- a CDS encoding uncharacterized protein (genome sequence mistake); this translates as MSENFDIESIVDQLTLEEACALTHGQDFWRLNGVPRLGVPAGLKITDGPNGARGEDFVGGCTSALFPAGCSLGASFDVKSAIKVGEALARECRSKSAVALLGPTVNIHRHPTGGRNFESYSEDPYLSGVMASGYIQGLQGAGIASVTKHFVCNDSETDRRTVDVIVGEQALREIYLRPFQIAFERAGPRGIMTSYNKVNGRYPGESQRLLESVVRGEWGVEDLTVMSDWWGTYSVDRAIMAGLDLEMPDSFHRGNGKLLAAAQDDENLAKAVFDRARNVLRMIKRAGGYSLEPERPEVAEDIPETRQLIREVGAEGMTLLKNTGVLPLSPKTKTVVAGTYATVALAHGGGSASLTLTARLLPPTVFATLWTRSWWSPAQYLICTSRFLSQMCSHLAKVLVPAKSTSTILTGASWNRVH